From the genome of Candidatus Methylopumilus rimovensis, one region includes:
- the rpsP gene encoding 30S ribosomal protein S16: protein MVIIRLSRGGSKKTPFYNVVVADSRNRRDGRFIERIGFYNPMAKIGTEALRIDNERVTHWKGHGALLSDSVNRLVKLHLKGPEAIVALKKKDADKVEARKAKEVAKKAEELKAAMDAKEAEEKAKAAEAEAAAAAAPAPEAAPVEAAAEAAAPEATPEAAPEAAPAEATEPPAESA from the coding sequence ATGGTAATTATTCGACTTTCTAGAGGCGGTTCAAAAAAGACCCCTTTTTACAATGTAGTAGTGGCAGATTCAAGAAATCGCCGCGATGGACGCTTTATTGAGCGTATTGGTTTTTATAATCCAATGGCTAAAATTGGCACCGAAGCACTTCGTATTGATAACGAACGTGTGACACATTGGAAAGGCCATGGCGCTCTTCTTTCAGATTCAGTGAATCGCTTAGTGAAGTTACATTTAAAAGGCCCAGAAGCAATTGTGGCTTTAAAGAAAAAAGATGCAGACAAAGTAGAAGCTAGAAAAGCTAAAGAAGTAGCTAAAAAAGCTGAAGAATTAAAAGCAGCGATGGACGCTAAAGAAGCAGAAGAAAAAGCGAAAGCAGCAGAGGCAGAAGCCGCAGCTGCAGCAGCGCCTGCTCCAGAAGCAGCACCGGTTGAGGCAGCAGCAGAAGCAGCAGCTCCTGAGGCAACGCCAGAAGCAGCTCCAGAAGCAGCTCCAGCTGAGGCGACTGAACCACCAGCTGAAAGCGCTTAA
- the queC gene encoding 7-cyano-7-deazaguanine synthase QueC, with protein sequence MVSKAVVLLSGGLDSATTLAIAKNEGYECYALSINYHQRHIAELEAAKKIAQQFKVKDHRTVEMDLSWMLTSALTNPDLKVPTELSSHIPITYVPARNTLMLSLALGWAEVIGAHDIFIGVNAVDYSGYPDCRLEYIEQFQKMANLATKSAVEGQNIQLHTPLIHLSKEAIILQGMKLGVDYGFTVSCYQADKDGQACGVCDSCRLRQHGFKAAGMDDPTSYQ encoded by the coding sequence CTGGTGTCTAAGGCAGTCGTGCTTTTATCAGGGGGTCTTGATTCGGCAACCACGTTAGCCATTGCGAAAAATGAAGGTTACGAATGTTATGCTTTGAGTATCAATTATCACCAGCGCCATATTGCGGAACTCGAAGCTGCTAAGAAAATTGCTCAGCAGTTTAAAGTGAAAGATCATAGAACGGTTGAGATGGATTTAAGTTGGATGCTCACTTCAGCGCTTACTAATCCTGATTTAAAAGTACCAACCGAATTAAGTTCTCATATCCCGATTACTTATGTGCCCGCGCGAAATACTTTAATGCTCAGTTTGGCTCTCGGTTGGGCAGAAGTCATCGGTGCGCATGATATTTTTATAGGGGTCAATGCCGTGGATTATTCAGGTTACCCTGATTGCAGACTCGAATATATTGAGCAATTTCAGAAAATGGCTAACTTGGCGACCAAATCAGCTGTAGAAGGTCAAAATATCCAACTTCACACGCCGTTGATTCATCTATCTAAAGAAGCCATTATTCTTCAGGGTATGAAATTAGGCGTAGATTACGGTTTCACTGTTTCATGTTATCAGGCTGATAAAGATGGCCAGGCTTGTGGTGTTTGTGATTCTTGTCGTTTAAGGCAACATGGCTTTAAAGCGGCTGGGATGGATGACCCCACCTCTTACCAATAA
- a CDS encoding OmpA family protein, with the protein MKKSLLLSTLLSLFLVGCSSTPINDASKPNSPSASVSDDEKDLDLASLRDPNNILSKRSIYFDYDKDAVKAEYKDLVEAHAKYVASHPKAKMTLTGNTDDRGSREYNVSLGQRRSVSVKKSMNVLGAQDTQIETVSFGEERADTNCKDDACYGKDRRVDISYEKE; encoded by the coding sequence ATGAAAAAATCACTATTACTTTCAACCTTACTTTCACTATTTTTAGTGGGTTGTAGTTCAACGCCGATTAACGATGCATCAAAACCTAATAGCCCATCTGCATCAGTTTCTGATGATGAAAAAGATCTCGATTTAGCAAGCTTACGTGACCCTAATAATATTTTATCGAAACGAAGCATCTACTTTGATTACGACAAAGATGCGGTGAAAGCTGAATACAAAGATCTCGTTGAAGCTCATGCTAAATATGTGGCTTCACATCCAAAAGCAAAAATGACTTTAACAGGTAACACGGATGATCGCGGTTCACGCGAATACAATGTGTCATTGGGCCAAAGACGTTCTGTGTCAGTTAAGAAATCTATGAACGTTTTAGGTGCGCAAGATACACAAATCGAAACAGTGAGTTTTGGTGAAGAGCGCGCAGATACCAATTGTAAAGATGATGCATGTTATGGAAAAGATCGTCGCGTCGATATCTCTTACGAAAAAGAGTAA
- a CDS encoding acyloxyacyl hydrolase, translating into MCAQESNGLGIDSVSIEAGSSFSDKDKDTNMGRLGVQWNWNEPLYKNNSIVLKGYWDATVGYWHTEDSAGTHSVGDFGITPVLRLQANGSEKFVPYVELGIGAHYLTEKTITQNKQFSTNFQFGDHIAAGIKFGEHDAFAIAYRLQHLSNAGIDHPNPGINFHQIRLEYNF; encoded by the coding sequence TTGTGTGCTCAAGAGAGCAATGGATTAGGTATTGATAGCGTCTCAATTGAAGCTGGAAGTTCGTTTAGCGATAAAGATAAAGATACAAATATGGGACGATTGGGCGTTCAGTGGAACTGGAATGAACCATTATATAAAAACAATAGTATTGTTTTAAAAGGATATTGGGATGCAACCGTTGGCTATTGGCATACAGAAGATTCAGCTGGTACGCATAGCGTTGGTGACTTTGGTATTACTCCTGTTTTAAGACTTCAGGCGAATGGGTCAGAAAAATTTGTGCCTTATGTGGAGCTCGGCATAGGAGCCCATTATTTGACAGAAAAAACTATTACTCAAAATAAACAATTTAGTACAAATTTTCAATTTGGGGATCATATAGCTGCTGGTATTAAATTTGGCGAGCATGATGCATTTGCTATTGCTTATAGACTTCAGCATCTCTCCAATGCTGGAATAGATCATCCTAACCCTGGTATAAACTTCCATCAAATACGTCTTGAATATAATTTTTAA
- the rimM gene encoding ribosome maturation factor RimM (Essential for efficient processing of 16S rRNA), with product MARISGPYGVKGWIKIQPFTVDIHQLLNKKEWLIGDEKSSICYSIETSKIHGNGIVAKLVNVDDRDAAFGLKNKTILIPKHELPALEKGEYYWNDLMGHEVINQQKEYLGVVQTFLETGANDVLVVKGDKEYLIPFIPHVIVNVDMAKKEIEVDWDKDF from the coding sequence ATGGCACGCATCAGTGGGCCATATGGTGTTAAAGGTTGGATTAAGATTCAGCCCTTCACGGTAGATATCCATCAACTTCTCAATAAAAAAGAGTGGCTTATTGGAGATGAAAAATCTTCGATATGCTACTCAATCGAAACATCAAAAATACACGGCAATGGTATTGTCGCTAAGCTAGTGAATGTGGATGATCGAGATGCGGCATTTGGGTTAAAGAATAAAACGATTTTAATACCCAAACATGAGTTACCCGCTTTAGAAAAAGGCGAATATTACTGGAATGATTTGATGGGGCATGAAGTCATCAATCAACAGAAAGAATATTTAGGTGTCGTTCAGACTTTTCTTGAAACGGGAGCGAACGATGTTTTAGTCGTTAAGGGCGACAAAGAATATTTAATCCCTTTTATTCCGCATGTGATTGTCAATGTGGATATGGCAAAAAAAGAAATTGAAGTCGACTGGGATAAAGATTTTTAA
- the queE gene encoding 7-carboxy-7-deazaguanine synthase QueE: protein MGLPTIFIRLSGCPMRCHYCDTAYAFQGGSMMDIEDIMVSIKKYDTRYVTVTGGEPLVQKEVLKLLKTLADSNYEVSIETGGGLSIKEVDPRIKIILDIKTPESGEEKKNHWENLDIIDSKDEIKFVLCSREDYDWAKKILDQYKLTEKCSVLFSPVYQKLNATDLGNWILKDQLHVRMQIQLHKLLWGEKPGV, encoded by the coding sequence ATGGGATTACCTACGATATTTATTCGCTTAAGTGGGTGTCCGATGCGCTGCCATTATTGTGATACAGCTTACGCTTTTCAAGGTGGATCCATGATGGACATCGAGGACATCATGGTATCCATCAAAAAATATGACACGCGCTATGTCACAGTCACAGGAGGTGAACCGCTGGTGCAAAAAGAAGTGCTTAAGCTTCTTAAGACTTTAGCTGATAGTAATTATGAAGTGTCGATTGAAACTGGTGGTGGACTGTCTATTAAAGAAGTTGATCCTCGCATTAAAATTATTTTAGATATCAAAACCCCGGAGTCAGGTGAAGAGAAAAAAAATCACTGGGAAAATTTAGATATCATTGATTCAAAAGATGAAATTAAATTTGTACTTTGCAGTCGTGAAGATTATGACTGGGCTAAAAAAATACTTGATCAATATAAACTCACAGAAAAATGTAGTGTCTTATTTTCTCCTGTGTATCAAAAACTCAATGCCACTGATTTAGGAAATTGGATTTTGAAAGATCAGCTCCATGTGCGTATGCAAATTCAATTACATAAATTACTCTGGGGAGAAAAACCTGGTGTCTAA
- the ybgF gene encoding tol-pal system protein YbgF, whose translation MKKLILLACLFAVPVHAALFEDTDARKKLQEMQLKETELDARIVSLEAVIKSGSLNDMLNQIELIKQDVSKLRGDLETLRHLNATVEQRQKDLYQDLDGRLRKMEEKSVASNPVPSGKVTEAPPLPEVKPPSDQEIYDEANQLLEAMKYKEAFQAFTDFIKQFPHSALLPDAKYALANTQFSLKNYKASLGTYQKLLDQHPDFIKNPEALLGLANAQIQLALIPEAKKSLKDLIKKYPKSDVIQNAQKRLKVLESIKP comes from the coding sequence ATGAAAAAACTCATTCTTTTAGCGTGTTTATTTGCAGTACCAGTTCACGCGGCACTTTTTGAAGATACGGATGCAAGAAAAAAACTTCAGGAGATGCAATTAAAAGAAACAGAGTTAGATGCCCGCATTGTAAGTCTTGAGGCTGTCATTAAAAGTGGCAGCCTCAACGATATGCTTAATCAAATCGAATTAATCAAACAAGATGTTTCTAAACTTCGTGGTGATTTGGAAACACTTCGTCATTTAAATGCTACTGTTGAACAGCGTCAGAAAGATCTTTATCAAGATTTAGATGGCAGACTTCGAAAGATGGAAGAAAAATCAGTTGCAAGTAATCCCGTTCCATCTGGAAAAGTTACAGAGGCTCCTCCGCTTCCTGAAGTCAAACCGCCATCAGATCAAGAAATTTATGATGAAGCGAATCAGCTTTTAGAAGCTATGAAATATAAAGAAGCCTTTCAAGCCTTTACTGATTTTATTAAGCAATTCCCTCATAGCGCGCTATTGCCTGATGCTAAATATGCTTTAGCGAATACACAATTTAGTTTAAAAAATTACAAAGCGTCCCTTGGTACTTATCAAAAATTATTGGATCAACATCCGGATTTTATAAAAAACCCAGAAGCTTTATTAGGTTTAGCCAATGCACAAATTCAATTGGCACTTATTCCCGAAGCCAAGAAAAGTCTAAAGGATTTGATTAAAAAATATCCTAAGAGTGATGTGATTCAAAATGCACAAAAGCGTTTGAAGGTTTTAGAAAGCATTAAGCCCTAA
- the trmD gene encoding tRNA (guanosine(37)-N1)-methyltransferase TrmD, protein MKSLSFDVVTLFPEMFQALKDFGITSRAFHEAFVDLTLWNPRDFTNDAHRTVDDRPYGGGPGMLMMIEPLKKAIDAAKKAQMNKGIQDVRVIHLSPRGLPLTHQKVMELSKASGLIFLASRYEGVDERLIESSVDEEISIGDYVLSGGELPTMVVMDAIIRQLPGVLGDDNSAIEDSFVNGLLDCPHYTRPEVYEGSKVPDVLLSGNHARISAWRLQQSLALTKVRRPDLWAARLLTKEETRLLEAIDKQEQDSI, encoded by the coding sequence ATGAAATCCTTGTCTTTTGATGTGGTGACACTTTTTCCTGAGATGTTTCAAGCATTGAAGGATTTTGGCATTACCTCTCGTGCATTTCATGAAGCGTTTGTTGATTTAACTTTATGGAATCCAAGAGATTTTACAAATGATGCACATCGCACAGTGGATGACAGGCCTTATGGCGGCGGCCCCGGCATGCTTATGATGATTGAGCCTTTGAAGAAGGCCATCGATGCTGCTAAAAAAGCGCAAATGAATAAAGGTATTCAAGATGTTCGAGTGATTCATTTATCCCCAAGAGGATTACCACTCACACATCAAAAAGTGATGGAACTGTCAAAAGCTTCAGGACTCATTTTTTTAGCGAGTCGTTATGAGGGTGTAGATGAGAGGCTGATTGAAAGTAGTGTCGATGAAGAAATTTCAATTGGCGACTACGTATTAAGTGGCGGGGAATTACCTACCATGGTCGTGATGGATGCCATTATTAGGCAACTACCAGGCGTGTTAGGAGATGATAATTCGGCTATTGAGGATTCGTTTGTGAATGGCTTACTTGATTGCCCTCACTATACGAGACCAGAAGTGTATGAAGGATCTAAGGTGCCGGATGTATTATTATCGGGTAACCATGCTAGAATTAGCGCCTGGCGATTACAGCAATCGTTAGCGTTAACCAAGGTCAGACGACCTGATTTGTGGGCCGCAAGGCTGTTGACTAAAGAAGAGACTCGGCTGCTTGAAGCAATAGATAAGCAGGAACAAGACTCTATATAA
- the rplS gene encoding 50S ribosomal protein L19: MADIIQLLEQEEIARLGKTIPNFAPGDTVVVGVNVVEGTRKRVQLYEGVVISKRNRGLNSAFTVRKISSGEGVERTFQTYSPLIASIELKRRGDVRRAKLYYLRERSGKSARIREKLDAREKEIIQDIPKTETPKAVAPEAAPDKAAE, encoded by the coding sequence ATGGCAGATATTATTCAATTATTAGAGCAAGAAGAAATTGCTCGTCTAGGTAAAACCATCCCTAACTTTGCACCAGGCGACACAGTCGTAGTGGGTGTGAATGTAGTCGAAGGTACAAGAAAACGTGTACAGCTTTACGAAGGTGTTGTGATTTCAAAAAGAAATCGCGGTCTTAATTCAGCTTTCACAGTGCGTAAGATTTCATCTGGTGAAGGTGTTGAGCGTACATTTCAAACTTATTCTCCACTCATCGCTTCAATCGAATTAAAACGTCGCGGTGATGTTCGCCGTGCAAAACTTTACTACTTACGTGAGCGTTCAGGTAAATCTGCACGTATCCGTGAAAAATTAGACGCACGTGAAAAAGAAATTATTCAAGACATTCCAAAAACAGAAACACCAAAGGCGGTAGCGCCTGAGGCAGCTCCCGATAAGGCAGCTGAGTAA